A single Musa acuminata AAA Group cultivar baxijiao chromosome BXJ2-1, Cavendish_Baxijiao_AAA, whole genome shotgun sequence DNA region contains:
- the LOC135598646 gene encoding EIN3-binding F-box protein 1-like: MCILLESQVEGSCGDMGDSHRRPGKRRKIGSPAKESRDDRALCQDLIDDLPDECLLLIFSLLPAPRDRCRCAAVSRKWLALQASMRRSEFGANAVLLPEARQEMSRCIKGSEANDWRLAAMAIGIDACEVLTHLSVMETLPSCPLRPLQHAGNHRHISDVGLFVIAQACTDLRSLALHNCIKVSDRGLAAIAQNCSALKNLELSNAFSVTDRGLMLIASGCPNLASLRLTACPSVTDRSLVAFSRHSTLLNSFAVAQCPLITDHGILSIVVLQTKLETLKISSMKLGDKVVQAIACHRKEIKLLSLEKVWGSSVIGYSWIAEASGLRALSLDACAGLTDGCFVRASPSISFAGLTKVSLKSCPSLTDLSLLALTKLAVKLENLHLENFRGVFSYRGLVFALENCSHTLKELNLVNCGFYGHGTEQQEGEPCFLLPQRCPALQTVKLEECEGLGDGFVIWVGQACKSVTDVSFVRMGSITDRGITSFLKQLKGWNEITRVDLSGCTRLGDRSVWAVTRECKGRLRSLALKGCGRVTDRGASVITRRCGRLVELDLGGCNIGDEAVEKLVEGDPSDLESLSLAGCAEITDRTLQALDEYGGLCLNRLNLTGCPRLSRSRIHLIKPYIDEVEY; the protein is encoded by the exons ATGTGCATCCTACTTGAATCTCAAG TTGAAGGGAGTTGCGGTGACATGGGTGATTCGCATCGACGACCGGGAAAGCGAAGGAAGATAGGGTCGCCTGCGAAGGAGAGCAGAGATGATCGAGCCCTGTGCCAGGATCTTATCGACGATCTGCCGGACGAATGCCTCTTGCTTATCTTTAGTTTGCTTCCGGCTCCGAGAGATCGCTGTCGCTGCGCTGCGGTGTCGAGGAAATGGTTGGCGCTGCAGGCCTCGATGCGAAGGTCTGAGTTCGGAGCCAACGCCGTGCTTCTACCGGAAGCGAGGCAAGAGATGTCCAGATGCATCAAGGGGAGTGAGGCAAATGACTGGAGGCTGGCAGCCATGGCCATTGGGATCGACGCATGTGAGGTTTTGACCCATCTATCCGTGATGGAGACGCTTCCATCTTGTCCTCTTCGTCCTCTGCAACATGCGGGGAATCATCGTCACATCTCGGACGTCGGCCTCTTCGTCATCGCACAGGCTTGCACTGACCTACGATCTCTCGCTTTACACAACTGCATCAAAGTAAGCGACCGAGGCCTCGCGGCGATCGCACAGAACTGCAGCGCGCTGAAGAACCTGGAGCTGAGCAATGCATTCTCGGTGACCGACCGTGGCCTGATGCTTATCGCGTCCGGATGCCCGAACCTGGCATCGTTGAGGCTCACCGCATGTCCGAGCGTCACCGATCGCTCGCTGGTGGCTTTCTCCAGGCATTCCACTCTGCTCAACTCGTTCGCCGTCGCCCAGTGTCCTCTCATCACCGACCACGGGATCCTCTCCATCGTCGTCCTGCAAACCAAGCTAGAGACCCTCAAGATCTCGTCGATGAAGTTAGGCGACAAGGTTGTCCAAGCAATCGCATGCCACCGCAAGGAAATCAAGCTGTTGTCTCTGGAGAAAGTGTGGGGTTCATCGGTGATAGGCTACAGTTGGATCGCAGAGGCGAGCGGTCTCAGGGCCCTCTCGCTCGACGCTTGCGCGGGGTTGACGGACGGATGCTTCGTGAGGGCATCACCATCCATCAGCTTCGCCGGCCTCACGAAGGTTTCGTTGAAGAGCTGCCCGTCGCTCACAGATTTAAGTCTGCTGGCGCTCACGAAACTAGCGGTCAAACTGGAGAATCTGCACCTGGAAAACTTCAGGGGAGTTTTCAGCTACAGAGGCCTTGTGTTTGCTCTGGAGAACTGCAGTCATACCTTGAAGGAGCTAAATCTAGTCAATTGCGGCTTCTATGGCCATGGAACAGAGCAGCAAGAGGGCGAGCCCTGTTTTCTTCTTCCTCAACGATGCCCGGCGCTGCAGACCGTGAAGTTGGAAGAGTGCGAGGGGCTCGGAGACGGCTTCGTCATCTGGGTCGGGCAGGCTTGCAAGAGCGTCACAGACGTCAGCTTCGTGCGCATGGGCTCGATCACCGACCGAGGCATAACCTCCTTCCTGAAGCAGCTCAAGGGGTGGAACGAGATCACGAGGGTGGACCTGAGCGGGTGCACCCGGCTGGGCGACCGGAGCGTATGGGCGGTGACGAGGGAGTGCAAGGGGAGGCTGAGGTCGCTGGCGCTGAAGGGGTGCGGGCGCGTGACGGACCGCGGGGCGTCGGTGATCACGAGGCGGTGCGGCAGGCTGGTGGAGctggacctgggcggttgcaacaTCGGCGACGAGGCCGTGGAGAAGCTGGTGGAGGGGGACCCCTCCGACCTCGAGTCACTCTCGCTCGCCGGCTGCGCCGAAATCACGGACCGGACGCTCCAAGCACTGGACGAGTACGGCGGCCTTTGCCTGAACCGGCTGAACCTAACCGGTTGCCCGAGACTTAGCCGGTCCAGGATCCATCTCATCAAGCCGTACATCGACGAAGTCGAGTATTGA